TTTCTTTTCTATATTTTTAGGAATATTTACAGTTCAAGAAAATTTAAACTCAAGTCTTAATAATATACTTTCCTTGTTAAAAATTATCATTTGGATTATTAATGCGATTTTTATTGGATCTGGATTAATGTGTTTTTATAGGGGATTAACTAAAAAATAAACAGAAGAAGAATATAGAAATGGTTTACGTCAATCAATTATCAACTCCTGTATGGTTACAGACTGTAAAGTGGATTTTGAATCCTCCTGAATATATGAGTCAGGCAGTCAAAGAGTATCAAGATTTATTTACTGCTCAAATTACTGGGTTTGGTAATAATATTTTATTTGTTAATCATCCAGATGCTATACAGCAAATATTAACTAATGATCGTCAAACCTTTTTTGCTGACGGTGAGTTAAACACGGTACTTACTCCTATTGTGGGTTATTCTTCTTTACTTTCCTTGGACGGAAAAAGACACAAACGAGAAAGAAAATTGATGATGCCTCCCTTTCACGGCGATCGCATGATCTATTATGGTAATTCGGTGCAGGAAATAGTTGATAATTTATTTAGTAAGTTTAAAACTAATGATATTTTTATCACTAGGGAAACCATGCAGGAAGTTTCATTACAAGTAATACTTAAGGTGGTTTTTGGACTTACAGAAGGCGATCGCTTTTTGCAAATGGCACAATTAATCAAAGATATTTTAGACCGCTTCAACCAGCCAATTAATATTAGTTTCCTATTTTATGAATGGCTAAGGAAAGATTTCGGAAAATGGAGTCCTTGGGGTAGTTTTCTCAGAATCAAAAAAAGATTAGATGATTTAATTTACCGTGAAATAGAAGAGAGAAGAAAAGAAAAAAACTCAGAAAGAGTAGATATGTTATCCCTGCTTTTAGAAGCGAAAGACGAAAATGGAGAAGGATTAACCAACCAAGAATTAAGAGACGAATTAATGTTAATTCTGTTTGCAGGACATGAAACTACTGCGATCGCAATGTCATGGGCATTGTATTGGATTCACTATTATCCAGAAGTAAAAGAAAGACTCCTGCAAGAATTAAACACCTTACCTCCAGATAGTGACGGTATGACAATTTATAAACAACCCTATCTTACCGCCGTTTGTAATGAAACACTACGAATCTATCCAGTGGCAATGTTAACCTTTCCCCGAGTAGCAACGGAAGATGTGCAACTATTAGGGCAAACAGTCAAAAAAGGAACAATAGTGACAGGGTGCATTTATTTAACCCATCAACGAGAAGACTTATATCCCAATCCCAATCAATTTCAACCAGAAAGATTTTTACACCGACAATATTCCCCCTATGAGTTTTTACCTTTTGGGGGAGGAGTGCGCCGTTGTCTGGGAGAGGCATTAGCTACCTATGAGATGCGCTTAGTAGTGGCTAAAATACTCCGAGAGTACGATTTGGAGTTAGTCACAAAAAAAGCTGTAAAACCCCGTCGTCGTGGAGTAGTTTTAAGCCCTAAAGGAGGCATTCCCATGAAATTTTTAGGTCATAAATAACCTCGGTTCGGTTTAAGAATATCGGACAAGGTTAGGTGTTAGGGTGTTGGGGGGATGGGGGAATGAGGGCAGAGGGGGAAACAAGTAATGAGTTCGGAAAGAGGTGGCAGGTATCAGGTGGCAGGTGTCAGGTTTAAGGGAGTAATGAGTAACGAGTAATTATCAACTATTCACTATTCACTATTCACTATTTACCTTTGCCTTTTTAACTTTTCTTAATCTCTAATGGTTAGTTTTTGTATGTTCCAAAAAGCACCCCCTAGGGCAGAATATTCAACTCCTTCAATACGATTTCTGACAGCAGATAAAGAGTAGGGATTAACTAAATAAATTAAGGGTAAATATTCAGAGGCTAATTGCTGAGTTTGATCATAAATTTCTTTTCTTTTTTCAAAGTCTAATTCTCTTGCCCCCTCTATATATAATTGTCCAATTTTGGCTTCCCAATCAGCGATAACTCTACCCTCAATTGGTTGTCTTCCGGGTTGGGGTTTTTGATTAAAAAGATGTAAATTTCCATCTGGAAACCATAAATTAGCACCACCATTAGGCTCGTTACCACCAGTAAAACCAATAATATGGGCTTCCCAATCTAAGGAATTACTTAATTTATCCACTAAAACATTAAATGCGATCGGGGTAAAGTCCACAGTAATACCAATTTGGCTTAAATCTTGCTTTATTTGTGAACCTAAAGACTCTCTAATTTTATTTCCTGCATTGGTTAAAAGAGTAAACCTAACTTCATTATTTTCTGAGTCTAAAAGTTTGCCATCTTCTCTATATTTAAAACCTTCTTTTAAAAGTATTTGCTTGGCTAATTCTGGGTCATAATCATATCCTTTAATAGTTTGATCATAAAAAGGTGACTGCACCGAAATAGGGGAGTTTTGAGGCTCTCCTAAACCCCGATAAATATTATTGATCATTCTCTCTCTATTTATACCATGCGCGATCGCTCTTCGAAAATTGACATTATTAAACCATCTTGATTTATAAGGGGTTACTAAAGGCTTACCATTTCTCGATCCCTGATTGAGATTAAACGCCATAAAAGTTGTACCATAGGCAGGACCACCATTAAAAACAGTGAAATTACCCCTCTTTTCTTCTTTCTTTAAAAGGGAAAAATATTCAGGTGTAATGCCAACAGAATCTAAACTTCCTGAACGAAATTGTAATAAAGAAGTGTCTGTTGATTCGACAATTTCCCATACAACTTCTTCTATATAAGGTAGTTGATTACCCATAATATCTTTTTCCCAATAGAAGGGATTTTTTGTGAAAATAATTCGTTGAGAAGTTACATAGTTTTTTAATTTATAAACACCATTAACTACCAAATCTTCAGGGGGAGTGTCCACACCCCAAAAAGATAAGAAAAGTGGCTTTCCATCACTGCCTTTAGTGTTAACTTTTTCTTCTAAAATATGTTTAGGTAAAATTGCTAATCCTGTGCTATCTAAAAACGGAGCGAATGGTTCAGGAATTGTGAATTTAACTTGAGATTCATTTAATTTTTCTACCGTGGGAAAAGCCCGACTTTGACCAATGCGTAAACTATCCCTAACATTTGTTGGTATCTCTTCATTGAGGTAAATTTGATTATAACTAAAGACGACATCATCCACTGTTAATGGTTGTCCATCAGACCATTTTAAATCCTCTTTTAAAGTAAAAATAATAGTTAATTTATCATCAGAAATAGTCCAACTTTTAGCAAGGGCTGGTTCAATTTCACCCGTCAAAGGATTTTCTCTTACTAACCCCTCATAGGTTAAACCAAAAATATTGGGTGATTCTTGAGAAAGTACCACATTAAAAGTTTTTGGTTCGCTTAAAACTGATTGTATAATTCTTGATGAATTGTCTGTTTTATTGATAGAGTTACAGCTAGATATTAATAAATTTAAACTTATAAATAGTAAAGATATAGTTAGTAATTTAGCTATTTTTTTGAAAAATATAGATTGTCTAAATTTTAAGGTTTTCATAATTATTAATAGTTTAAATATCTATTCGGTGCTATGATACAAAGATTATATATTAGTTATATAGCAGTACTAAATCATTTGTGAAAAAAAATGGTATCCAAAAGGGAATAGGTACTCTTATAAGTGCCATAACAATAATATCTGCAACGCTTTCTTTTTTCTAATAATTGATTTATTCCGACTCATTGAGGATTGTATAGTTTTTATAAAATAAATTTTTAATCAATAGTTATTTATGTTAGATTTTTTTATTAATTTATCAGAAAAACTACCTAGTTTAGTGAAAGATATAATTATTTCTATTTTTCTGCTAGTGTTAGGTTATTTTTTCTTGAGGGTAGCTAAAAATATTGTAGTTAGACAATTAAAAAAAATTAGTAAAGATAATCAAAATTTACTCGCTTATAAAATTACAAATATTTTAGCAAAACATTTTTTACCCATTACCTATTTTGGTCTATTTTACCTTACCATTAAAGAAATTCAATTACATAGAAGTATTCTCGGTGCTGTTAAAACATTTTCAATTATTGCCACAACTTTTTGCGTGGGAAGATTATTAGTGGATATTTCAAAAATTTTAATTGAATATTATGGTCAAAAATATCATGATTCTAATAAAGAAATTGAGCGTAAAATTAATGCTTTATTTCCTGCTTTAAGGGTGGTAATTTGGACATTAGCAACTATTTTTATTCTCAGTAATTTGGGTTTTGATATAGGGGCAATCGTGGCTGGTTTGGGAATAGGTGGTGTGGCTTTGGCTTTAGCTTCTCAAGGTATTTTACAAGATTTATTTAGTTATTTTGCTATTTTATTCGATCGCCCTTTTGAAATTTCAGACCTAGTAGCAATAGATGATTATATCGGTTATGTGGAACATATTGGCATCAAAACAACAAGAATAAAAGCCCTAACAGGAGAACAATTAATTCTGGCAAATACTGATTTAACTAACTCCAGATTACGCAATTTTAAAAGAATGCAACGCAGACAAGTAATCTTAAAAATAGGGGTAGTTTATGAAACAGAAAATGCAGTTTTGGAGACGATTCCCGACATAATCAAAGAAGCATTAATTGGGATAAAAAATGTCACCTTTGATATTGCCTTTTTTTCAGGATTTGGTAATTTTAGCTTAAATTTTGACATCATTTATTATGTTCATAGCAACGAATTATATATTTCTCGTATGGCTCAAAATGAGGTAAATTTTGCTATAAAAAAGGCATTTTATCACCATAAAATTATTTTCGCTTACCCCACACAAACGCTTTATGTTAATAATAATTAATCTCAGTTCGACATAAAAATATTAGATAAAGGTCGGTTTCAGGTGTCAGGTGGCAGGTTTCAGCTTTAGGGGAGTAATGAGTAATTATCAACTATTCACTATTCACTATTCATTATTCACTATTCATTATTCACTATTCATTATTGCCCATTGCCTTGTTTTAATTACTACTTACTAATTGTTAATTTTACCAATGAACTTGACTAAGAATATACTTTAAACAATCATAATCATTTTTCAATAAGACACTAAGAGTCCTACCGGCATTAACTAACCAAGTGCGATCGCCATTTCTCAAACGGTATGATTCTCTTAAGGTAGCGGCAATGAGAGATTCAACGGGAGTATTTTGCACTTGTAATAAAACCCTTAAGAAATCTGGATTAGCAGTAAACTTGATTACCTCATCAGGCACACAACGAAAAACCCCTTGATGAATTTGAGGAGGACGGGGAGGCAAATATTGGTATATATTACCATTACTGGGACTATAGCCATTATTGTCATTAGTAGCAGGAGTTTCAAAACCAATAATTACTGCTCTAAATTCGGTTCTCAACATAGCGAAAATTTGCGGTTGCTGTTCCCTTAATTCTGCTAAAGTTAAACCTAAAGCTCTTGCTTTGTGTACAGAATCCACAGGAGCAGTCGTCACATTTGTCACCACAGCAAATATTTTATTTCCAGATTCTTCATCAAGAGATTTAACCCAACTGCCAAAGGGTGGCATAGTGGGAAAATTTAATTCTTCTGGCTCTAAGCATTGGGCTAAAAATTCTGTGGTTGAAGTTTCTATGACTTCCCCTATATGTTCAGAAAGGGGATTTTCTCTTTCCTGTTTTGGTAATGGTAAGCGCATTGAAAAATAGAAAAAATTTTGAATTACAAAGGTTGAATCAAAGATAAAGCATTATCAATTATCATAACCTGAGTTCGGGGTTAGGGGTTGAAGGTTACAAGTGATTCACTATTTACCTTTGCCCTTTGCCCTTTTAACTTTGCCCTTTTTTCATATCTAATTTATTTGTACCACTTCAGGGAAGATAGAAATTTCAGCAATACTATCTAAACCGACGGAATTCAACAATTCAACCCATTCTTTCTTAATTTGATTGTCTTGTGGATTTTCAGCACGTAATAAAGCTAATCCTTCTAGGGTGTCATACCAAATACCTGCTTCCGCTAAGGTATTTAAGCTATCCCATTCTTTATCTGTTGTTATTTCCTGTTGCATTTCTTCAGGTAAAGAAACTTTTTCTAACCAACCAACTGTTCTTAATTTAAAAGCTGTTAATGGGTTATCGTCTTCTGAGATTAACTGAATCTCCCATTTATATAATTTTTTTTCTTCTAGGTTAATGTTAGCTGGTAATTTGACCCTTAAAACTCCTGCTTCATTGGGAGGGGTGAAATTTTTAGTGTATATTTCTTTCCCATTTTCCTCTACCACTTTGATGTTAGCCTCAAAAGCATCATTCTTAGGCAGATAAACAAAGATTGTTGGTGAGTCGTCAATGGTTAATGCCAATTTTTCAGGAGGAATAATGGCGGTTACCACCGTTGATTTGTCGCCACTTCTGGTTGCCCCCCCAATTCTTGCCCCCGGCACTCCCCTATCTGGTAATTTAAAACGTAGGCGAGGCATGGTTTGGGCTATTAATGAATTGTTGGTATTTTTCTGATAACTATTTGCATTAAAGTCTTGAGTTTGTGCTGATATATTCGTGGGATTAAGTAAAATAATTGAAGTAATACTAACTATAGATGCGATCGCTTTTAACATATTTTGTTCCTCAAATCTTTTTTCTATATTAACTAAGTTTTTCCTAAATTTTATTGATAATAGTTAGTCAAGAAGAAACTAGGAAGAAATAGTAACTATTTTTCGTAAATAACTGAAAATAAGATAACACAGAATTTATTGTAATCAATTTTGCTCCAATTGAATGCAATATCCCTTCTTTTTCCTAATCTTTCCTTCACTATTTAGACTTTCATAAATTTATGAATAATTCGTTACAATTCTTAAAATATAATCTAAAAAAATATTGGGGATATGATAATTTTCGTTATCCTCAAAAGGAAATTATTAACTCAATTTTATCAGGTAAAGATTGCTTAGTAGTAATGCCTACAGGTGGGGGTAAGTCTCTCTGTTTTCAGTTACCTGCCCTATTACAAAAAGGTTTAACTATAGTGATTTCGCCCCTTGTGGCTTTAATGGAAAATCAAGTATTGGAGTTGCGACAGAAAAATTTACCCGCTTCTATTTTACATAGTGAGATGAAAAAGCGCGATCGCACCTTTACTTTAAACTTATTAGAAAATCAGAAATTAAGGTTGCTATATCTTTCTCCAGAAACTCTCCTTTCTCCGCCTATTTGGAAAATAATTTCTCATCCTAACTTGATTATCAATGCTCTAATTTTAGACGAAGCCCATTGTCTTAGTCAGTGGGGGGATAGTTTTCGCCCGACATATCTACGTTTAGGTGCAATTCGTTCTAGTTTAATTAAATCTAAACTAAATTCTTCTCAAATGGCTATGAAAAAAGAATCTATGATTTTACCCATCGCCGCTTTCACCGCCACAGCCGATAATAATACTCAAAAAATTATTCAAGAATATTTGCAATTATCGAATCCTAAAAAATTTTTAATTAGTCCTTATCGAGATAATTTACGGATAAAAATTAAAACTATTTGGACTCCTAGAAGTAGGAAAAAACAATTAATTAACCACATAAAAAATAAAAATAAACAAAGTGGTTTAATTTATGTCAGAACCAGAAAAGATAGTGAAAATATTAGTCACTTACTAAATGAATTAGGTTATCAAAATAAAGCATATCATGGCGGATTAGAAGCAAGTATTCGCAGAAACATTGAACAAGATTGGTTAGAAGAAAAAATCAAATTTGTGGTATGTACATCTGCTTTTGGCATGGGTATTAATAAACCTAACCTGCGATGGATATTTCACTATCAAACCCCCCTCTTTCTTTCTGAGTATATTCAAGAAATAGGTAGAGGTGGTAGAGACGGCAAACTAGCAGAAGCAATAACCTTAATTAGTGAAAAAACGGGCTTTTTTAATCCCGAAGATAAAAATATAAAAAAATACTTTCTCCAAAGACGAATTAAACAATATCAAGAAGCACTTAAAATAATTAAAAAATTGCCACTTCAAGGGAATATAGAAAATTTATCCAGAGATAAACAAGTATATCTTTCAATTTTAAATCTTAGTAAACAATTATATTGGTTAGACCCATTTAACTATCAAATTAATCTCAAAAATCCTCAAGAAAATATCAAATTTTTAATTCAAAAACAAAAAAAATTAGTCAGATTAACCGAAGAATATATGGGAACAAAAAAATGTCGTTGGGGTTTTCTCCTCGATGCTTTTGGATTTCCACAAGGTAGGGATTTTAGTTGTGGTAAATGCGATAATTGTGAAGTCAGTATCCACAATAATTTTAAATAGTAATTGACCTGAGTTCAGGATAAATTGTCATCTATGAGTGATGGTGAAAAGGGCAAAAGATCGCATTTATTATAAGTTGAAAAAATGTTAAATAATTTAGTTAACAAATTACCAGAAATTCAAGACTTATTAAAAGCAGTGACCACAGAAAATAAAACATTTAGTTTTGATGCACTTCATTATCAAAAACAAACAATTAAGATAATTTTAGAAACAGCAACAGAAGTAGGAAAAAAATAAGAAATCATTGGAGAATAGAAAACCAATTACACTGGGTAAAAGATGTCATAATGGATGGGGATAGTTCAAAAATAAAACAGAAACAAGGGGGGATAAAGAGGGGTTTGCCTCTTGCCTCTTGCCTCTTGCCTTTTGCCTCTTGCCTTTTGCCCTGTGCATCGTTGCCCTTTTAATCATAATATTCCAAACGAATGGATTTAGTAATTATTAGTCGTCTAACAATTGCCTTAACTTTAGGTTTAATTATTGGTATAGAAAGGGGATGGAGTAACAGAGAAAGCCCTGAAGAATTAGGTAGTGACGGACTAAGAAACTTTGGTTTAGTGGGTTTATTGGGTGGCATAACTGCGTTACTCGCAGAAGAATGGGGATGGGGTATTTTAGGAGTGACTTTTTTAGGATTTGCCATTCTCGTTAGTACCTCTTATGTGTTAACGGCTCAAAAATCCCAAGATTATGGTACAACAACTGAATTTGCTTTATTGATAACTTTTTTACTAGGAGCTTTAGTAGTTAAAGATTTGAGCTTAGAATCTATTGCAGTGGCAGTAATTGTCAGTTGGTTACTAAAACTGAAGTCAGAAATTCGGCAAATGTTAATTTGGCTTAAACAAGAAGAATTAATTGCTACTCTTAAAGTTCTTCTTTTGGCTTTAGTTACCTTACCTTTACTCCCCAATCAGGATTTAGGTCCTTGGAATGCTATTAATCCCAGAGCAATTGGGCTTCTAGTACTTTTAATCGTTAGTATTTCTTATGTAGGTTATTTTATTATTCGTCTTTGGAAAGATAAATCAGGAGTTTTATTAATCGGGTTTTTGGGAGGTTTTGCTTCTTCTACCGCCACCACCATAGCTTTATCTCGTATGGCAAAACAGGGGCAAGGACAAACTAAAATTCTGGCAACTGCGATCGCACTCGCTACGGGAACGATG
This is a stretch of genomic DNA from Cyanobacterium aponinum PCC 10605. It encodes these proteins:
- a CDS encoding cytochrome P450; translated protein: MVYVNQLSTPVWLQTVKWILNPPEYMSQAVKEYQDLFTAQITGFGNNILFVNHPDAIQQILTNDRQTFFADGELNTVLTPIVGYSSLLSLDGKRHKRERKLMMPPFHGDRMIYYGNSVQEIVDNLFSKFKTNDIFITRETMQEVSLQVILKVVFGLTEGDRFLQMAQLIKDILDRFNQPINISFLFYEWLRKDFGKWSPWGSFLRIKKRLDDLIYREIEERRKEKNSERVDMLSLLLEAKDENGEGLTNQELRDELMLILFAGHETTAIAMSWALYWIHYYPEVKERLLQELNTLPPDSDGMTIYKQPYLTAVCNETLRIYPVAMLTFPRVATEDVQLLGQTVKKGTIVTGCIYLTHQREDLYPNPNQFQPERFLHRQYSPYEFLPFGGGVRRCLGEALATYEMRLVVAKILREYDLELVTKKAVKPRRRGVVLSPKGGIPMKFLGHK
- a CDS encoding ABC transporter substrate-binding protein; translation: MKTLKFRQSIFFKKIAKLLTISLLFISLNLLISSCNSINKTDNSSRIIQSVLSEPKTFNVVLSQESPNIFGLTYEGLVRENPLTGEIEPALAKSWTISDDKLTIIFTLKEDLKWSDGQPLTVDDVVFSYNQIYLNEEIPTNVRDSLRIGQSRAFPTVEKLNESQVKFTIPEPFAPFLDSTGLAILPKHILEEKVNTKGSDGKPLFLSFWGVDTPPEDLVVNGVYKLKNYVTSQRIIFTKNPFYWEKDIMGNQLPYIEEVVWEIVESTDTSLLQFRSGSLDSVGITPEYFSLLKKEEKRGNFTVFNGGPAYGTTFMAFNLNQGSRNGKPLVTPYKSRWFNNVNFRRAIAHGINRERMINNIYRGLGEPQNSPISVQSPFYDQTIKGYDYDPELAKQILLKEGFKYREDGKLLDSENNEVRFTLLTNAGNKIRESLGSQIKQDLSQIGITVDFTPIAFNVLVDKLSNSLDWEAHIIGFTGGNEPNGGANLWFPDGNLHLFNQKPQPGRQPIEGRVIADWEAKIGQLYIEGARELDFEKRKEIYDQTQQLASEYLPLIYLVNPYSLSAVRNRIEGVEYSALGGAFWNIQKLTIRD
- a CDS encoding RecQ family ATP-dependent DNA helicase; amino-acid sequence: MNNSLQFLKYNLKKYWGYDNFRYPQKEIINSILSGKDCLVVMPTGGGKSLCFQLPALLQKGLTIVISPLVALMENQVLELRQKNLPASILHSEMKKRDRTFTLNLLENQKLRLLYLSPETLLSPPIWKIISHPNLIINALILDEAHCLSQWGDSFRPTYLRLGAIRSSLIKSKLNSSQMAMKKESMILPIAAFTATADNNTQKIIQEYLQLSNPKKFLISPYRDNLRIKIKTIWTPRSRKKQLINHIKNKNKQSGLIYVRTRKDSENISHLLNELGYQNKAYHGGLEASIRRNIEQDWLEEKIKFVVCTSAFGMGINKPNLRWIFHYQTPLFLSEYIQEIGRGGRDGKLAEAITLISEKTGFFNPEDKNIKKYFLQRRIKQYQEALKIIKKLPLQGNIENLSRDKQVYLSILNLSKQLYWLDPFNYQINLKNPQENIKFLIQKQKKLVRLTEEYMGTKKCRWGFLLDAFGFPQGRDFSCGKCDNCEVSIHNNFK
- a CDS encoding MgtC/SapB family protein, translating into MDLVIISRLTIALTLGLIIGIERGWSNRESPEELGSDGLRNFGLVGLLGGITALLAEEWGWGILGVTFLGFAILVSTSYVLTAQKSQDYGTTTEFALLITFLLGALVVKDLSLESIAVAVIVSWLLKLKSEIRQMLIWLKQEELIATLKVLLLALVTLPLLPNQDLGPWNAINPRAIGLLVLLIVSISYVGYFIIRLWKDKSGVLLIGFLGGFASSTATTIALSRMAKQGQGQTKILATAIALATGTMAPRLLLQITVINSSLAKQLAIPLTILGLTPILIALIFIWRGIKEKNQEVPITLSNPVELGLAVQYALILIVLSLLIKAGEQWFGETGVYLVSALSGLADVDAVSISLARAVNQNMSLSVAKISIFIAVFMNTLVKVALTRFIGGKELARWCAVIILLTLTFSGITIFVIG
- a CDS encoding HAS-barrel domain-containing protein; its protein translation is MRLPLPKQERENPLSEHIGEVIETSTTEFLAQCLEPEELNFPTMPPFGSWVKSLDEESGNKIFAVVTNVTTAPVDSVHKARALGLTLAELREQQPQIFAMLRTEFRAVIIGFETPATNDNNGYSPSNGNIYQYLPPRPPQIHQGVFRCVPDEVIKFTANPDFLRVLLQVQNTPVESLIAATLRESYRLRNGDRTWLVNAGRTLSVLLKNDYDCLKYILSQVHW
- a CDS encoding DUF928 domain-containing protein, encoding MLKAIASIVSITSIILLNPTNISAQTQDFNANSYQKNTNNSLIAQTMPRLRFKLPDRGVPGARIGGATRSGDKSTVVTAIIPPEKLALTIDDSPTIFVYLPKNDAFEANIKVVEENGKEIYTKNFTPPNEAGVLRVKLPANINLEEKKLYKWEIQLISEDDNPLTAFKLRTVGWLEKVSLPEEMQQEITTDKEWDSLNTLAEAGIWYDTLEGLALLRAENPQDNQIKKEWVELLNSVGLDSIAEISIFPEVVQIN
- a CDS encoding mechanosensitive ion channel family protein, with protein sequence MLDFFINLSEKLPSLVKDIIISIFLLVLGYFFLRVAKNIVVRQLKKISKDNQNLLAYKITNILAKHFLPITYFGLFYLTIKEIQLHRSILGAVKTFSIIATTFCVGRLLVDISKILIEYYGQKYHDSNKEIERKINALFPALRVVIWTLATIFILSNLGFDIGAIVAGLGIGGVALALASQGILQDLFSYFAILFDRPFEISDLVAIDDYIGYVEHIGIKTTRIKALTGEQLILANTDLTNSRLRNFKRMQRRQVILKIGVVYETENAVLETIPDIIKEALIGIKNVTFDIAFFSGFGNFSLNFDIIYYVHSNELYISRMAQNEVNFAIKKAFYHHKIIFAYPTQTLYVNNN